The following is a genomic window from Molothrus ater isolate BHLD 08-10-18 breed brown headed cowbird chromosome 19, BPBGC_Mater_1.1, whole genome shotgun sequence.
AAGAGGAAGAGTGTGGGAGACTAAGGACAGCTGGATGAGCTTGTCAGAGTCCAGAGCCCAGACTGGCTGACCTTGGGTTTCACCtacctggggtgtccccagcaccctcctgctgccatcGTCAACCTGGCCAGGACAGGGTGCAAGGATTCCCTTGGCATGGGGAGCATCCTTACCCCTTCTCCAGGAGGGCCCCTctgtcctctcccagcaggagtTAATTCCCAGGGGgtgtgggcagctctggggtccctctggctgcctggggagccaCCAAGCACCCCCtggcctccctgcagcccctctgtcTCATCTGcccactgcccccagccctccccaggagcCACACAATCCTTCTGTGCCCAGTGGGAGCAATGGCCACAGCTCCCCATGCCAGGTCCCACAGCTGGGCCTCGGCTGGACACCCACCgtgggggcacagccctgctaCCCCTGAGGGGGGTTCAGGTAAAGTGCTGTGGTTACCATGTGCACCTGCACCGAGCAGCTTTGGGATGTCCCCAGAAGCTTTGGGATGTCCCCAACCATCTCCcagagcagaaggaagatgCTGGGACCTGCGCCCCTCTGGGACAGGGTCTCACTGTCAGCCCCAGGCCCCATCTCTGCCATCCCTCAGCTCTCCACATTcgctttttctttccttaaaagaTAAATGacttttgcttaaaaatagGGTAATTAATTTCACACCTAATTAATGCAGCTGCTTAGATCACTTTCCCTCCCAAGATGCCAAAATAGATTCTAGGActggagggagaggaaaagttGCTTTGATGAGTCACCCGGGGCTCATTTAACTCTTTCTGTACTGGCTGAGAAGAGCCACTGGGATGGAGCCCGCAGctccagggaaagcagctcATGGATCAAAGAGAAACGGGGAAGGAgctctccaggctctgcagtgccagcgAGGAGGAGGCTCTCGACTCCTGGGAAGGCTCCTgcatcccatccctggggccAGGACCAGGAGCCTCCTGGGACGAGTCTACAACAAAAAAAGCTGCTCAAAAAACCTGCGGTTAgtgcgggcagggctggggccggCGGACACCTACAACCAAAGAGCCGGTTACGGGCAgagggggcagagcagctcagcatcccGGCAAGCGCAGCAGCCACGGCAGCGGGGcgagcagcacaggcagccgGGGAGCCCCGGAGCTCGGGGACAAGCGGTGGTGACGCAGGGAGGGGACGGCGAGGCGGGAAGCAGAGCGGTGGCACCGTCCCCGCGCAGCCCCGCGGCCTCACCCGCTGCCCAGCGCACCCAGGGCTCGGCCCCGCGACGCCGTCACTTACTAACTACGGGCAGGGCCACCTCAAAACCTGGCCACTTCAACATCGGGGCTGCAAGGGAAACAGAAGGCAGGTTGGAGGACGCCGGGACGCTTGATGGGAACAGAAGGTCGTGGTTAAGGAGAGACTTAAGGCCACGAGCCGGCCGGTGGCCCGAGAGCCCGCTGGCCACCCCGCACGCAGCGCCGGCAGGCAGaggaaacaggaggaaaaagaagaaaaaggaggaaaagtggTGTTTATTGAGTCGCTGGTgctgtgaggaggggaaggaagggcacggccagctggagctgtgggagtgCGGCGGCCGGGCACGGCGGGGGCTGCGGAAGGGAGGGGGCGGCTTCCTTCCCCCCTCTGTGCCGGCCACCGCCGCTTTCCCAGCGCCGGGAAAGCGCAGCCGGAGCCTTGGCATGCgggagcaggggcagcatcACCCCTGGGATGCTCAGCGAGGGGGAGCCGGCCCTAAAGCAGCTGTCGCTGCTCCCGCTCAGCGAAGCTGTTTAGTGCCAGCGGGGCTGAGCGCGCACAGGCAGCGTCCCCAGGGACGGAGCGGGGAACAAAAACACGGCCTGGGAACGCGCGGTGGGCGATGCGGGCGGTGAGGGCAGCACGCAGGCACGGCAGCCGAAAAAGACACCGAGGCCCAGCTCAatgcaataaataaaacttttattcAAACAATAACTCAGTACAGGGCACAATTCTctctggcttttaaaaaaaggtttttcagcACTTTACAATCTCCACACAGGCTTTGCTAggctgggtttgtgttttttgtggtttgtttttttccccctctacaTTCAGTCATTCATCGTGAAATATCCTGGGTTAAAAATCCTTAGCAAAATTCGGACATCGATGCAGGAGGGGCTCAGAACAGTGTGCCCGGAGGCGAGGAGATAACCCAAAAACTGGTccggggggtggggggggaggTCTATTGCCAGCAATGTCCCAGTAAACAGGCAATGTCAGAGGTCTTAAAAATCACATCAGAAAAAAGCGTGAACAGCTTTGCAGTGGAGACGGCCACGGGCACTGGGAGGGCTACGGCCGGGCTAGTGTGGAGCGGGACCCCCAGAGCGGACTGGGAGCCCCCCGGGCACTGCCGGGGCTGCCTcgctccagcctggcttgggCACGCGAGCAGCCCTCGGAGCCCCAGCCCTAGCGTGAGGTAACAATACCTTGctacaaaaaatatatatatatatatatttataaaacaacCAGGAGTAACCCTTCCGGGGGGGTTCCCGCAGCCGGCGGGACCCCAGCCCAGAAGCAGCCCTTTCCCCGGGGCGGGAGCTCTGTGCCATCCGCTTCTCCCAAGGGATGGAAGCGGATCGGGCCCAGGGGGAGGCGCGGGGACGCTGCCCCCCCTCCGGGAACGGCATCCCGGGCGCGGGCATCCCGGATGCTCAGTAACAGTACGGACACCAGAGGCCATGCATATGTGATCCAGTCTGGGAGTTTGGTCCAGGCTCGTGCGGGGCGGCCGGCGCGGCCCCTGGGGGGGACAGTGCATCGCTAACATCACACGGGAGGACAAACACCGGGTCCCACTAAGTGACAACTGCGCCCGGGCTGTGAGCACAGACCTGGCGGCAGTTTCTGCTCCAAAAAAGGCTTCAGAAACAAGGGCACTGTGAACACCGGGGAGGGGTGAGAAGCACCATGGTTTCCTTGAAGATCACAAGAGTTTCAAATCCAAAAGAAGTAGAGAAAGAGAAAcgaaagggaaggaaaaaaaaaggggggggaaaagaagcagaaagctCTTCCAAGCAGCAAGGGGCCGCTGCGAGCCCAGGTGTCCTCACACCGTTGATACCAAACTGCCACTGCCGCTGCGGAACAAAGCACAGAGATGCCAGAGTGGCCGCGGGGCAGCACCGAGCTCACGGCACCGCGGGCGGGACCCTGCACGGCCACGGGCTccacccagccccaggagcgAGACAGGGCAGCTCCACAGGGCAGCTCCGAGgcacaggggatggatggagaagGTGCTGGGGAAAGGCCTGGGAGCCTGGGCTCTCCGTGGCTTCCCTATCCAGGCGTGAGCCAGGAGGAGGGTGGGAGACGCGACTCTCTGGAGGAGCACGAGCTTGGGGACACCAGGCTGGCCCTGGGACCTGCCCCCGCTGCGTCCCCCCATCTCACAGATGAGACCTGGCCCCACCCCAGCCACTGCCAGTCCCCGGGGAGCCCATGCAGGGAcccctgtggggacacagccccacgGCTTCGCCCACAGCCAACACCAACAGTTCGCAGGGAATGTGACAGCAAGGTGACATCTTACCTGTTGACGGACCTCGTCCCGTAGTCATCGAGACCctgtggggaggagaggaggaagcacAGTGAGGGACCTGTGGGCTGTTTGCTCAGGTGCCACTGGAGGGTCACACGGACAAACCAAAATGCATCAGGACCCAGGGCCGAGAGCTGATGcatttggagaggaaaaggaggtaTGGAGATGATTGGAGTGGGATTCAGACAGCAGGGAGTGAAGCTCCACCACTCCCTGGAGGATTTATCTGGCCAGACATGGAAAAGCGACtgctgggagagccctgctctgctctgcccagcccctgtgaggaacagagctctggctgctgctgagactGTTGGAAAGGGGCTGCACGACTGAGAGACACCAGTGAAATGTTCTGTGGAAAGAGGGGTTGCCTGTATTCACTCCCACCAGAAACCCACAGGGTTTTGGACCATTTTCTCCTTTGGCCGGTGCTGAGCAGGCTTTGAAGGGAGGGACTGAGGGGCAGGTGGGGATCAGGCCTGGAGAACATCCCTCAGGGACATCCCTCCTTGAGCTAGGGCCTGCCCTGGGATacaacaggagcagctctgctctccatgaCAAACATGGAGAAAGCTCCAGGAAAGAGGGGGAGTCTCTGGCCTCTGAGCTGGCCATGCACCAGCAACCAGAGACCCACATTCCCACCTTCCCAGGAATGCTCCCAGTCCCAAAATACCAACCCCAGCAGCAAATCCTGCTGGAAAACCCCAGCAAAACAGCAAGAAGTGGGACTTTGCTTCCACCCCAGTCCCTGCAGAGAGGACCAGATCCCATCTGACCTGCCTTGGGAAGGGTTGGTGCTGACTgcccttctctctccctcctcatcctctcccctctgccagcATGTGATGCCAGCGTGGCTCATCCCACTGTGCACATTGTGGAGGGAGAACTCCCCTACACTGGTAGCTCCTGGGTTATGCTGATCTCATCTGCTGTGCATCCTCCCTGGCTTGTTATCCAAGAAGCCCTGGGCTTGCTTTGGACACTCTGGAATCCTGTCCAGGAtctgccccagtgtccccacgGGACTGTCACCGGCTTGAAGTGGCACGTGCCAGAGAAAACACCTCCAGCTGCCTGTGAGCAGCCCGTTTCTGGTGGGAGACTCCCATGGAGTCGGCAAGTGTTGTCCTTTGGGGTTTTACAGGGCCATTTTGTGCCACTGCCCCCCGTGCCTTGCCTGTTCCTCCCCATCCATGGGCTCCCTGCATCCCTTCACCccagcagaggtgctgggcaggagcaggtccAGGCAAGGCACGCGGATCACCAGGCACAAAACAGCCAAACTTCCATAAATCCCAAGGGAAACATTGCAAGCGTCGGACTTACAGCTGTCGACCTAGTGTAAGGCTTGTAGTGAGCGGAGGGTGCTTGGCAGAGGCCACTGGAATAGTCTTTAATTGCACACCCATAGGGCATTAGGTAGTCCTAAAACAACGAACAGAGGTTGGAGAGCcgccctggcacccccaggcATCCGCAGCGCCGGCACCGGGAGCGCTCCCGCTcaccccagcccatcccagtgggacaggagctgagaacccctgccagcacagcagggacagtgcccagggATCTGtccagcatcccccagggctCAAACACCCCCCCAGAGTGGGAGAAGCTGGCAGGAGAGGCTCACCTGGGAGAAGGCGGGCACGGCCACGCTGTAGGGCCGCTGCTTGAAGGTGTTGCCACCCTGTGTTGGGAAGGCCTGGGAGGCCATGCCATAGTCTGGTGGCGGGATGGAGATGTCATCCTTGTCCAGCAggttgccagtgctgctgctcttcccttgctgcaggctggggggcccagagcagaggtgtcAGCTCCGTGCAGAGACCCCCAGGCCACCCATCTGCAGAGACCCCCAGGCCACCTATCTGCCATCCGCTCATGGCatccccccagagccagcaACCACCCCACTGTGCTGTTATTCCAAAGGAATTCCTAATTCCCATCCCAAGGACACCCTGTCACCCCACACGATGCTCCTACCTGGTGTGGACCCGCTCGCTGCCATCATTGTCAAGGACCCGTGTGTAGGAGAAAGGAAACCAGCCCCTCCTGAAAGGCAAAGGGGGCATGAAGTCAAACCCAGGTTTGTCCCAGATGAGGCTGCTCCCCAGGACAGCCAGCTCACTCACATTTTGGTTTTCTCGCTCTCTCCGTAGTGCCAGCCGTCGCGGGCCTCGGGCACCAGCAGGGTGATGAGGTCTCCCTCCTTGAAGCTCAGGAGGGTGCTGTTATCCCCGGCAGCGTGAGAGAAAATCGCCTGCACCCTCGTCCGGCCGTTCCTCTCGAGCCCGGCGGCCATGGAGCTGGAGCGTGGCAGTGTCTTGTTTTCAGCTGGGGGAACAGACACCAGTGGGTGCCCCGAATCCTTCACCCCATCCCCAGGCACAGGACAGGTCCCCACCCCTCCTTATTTCAGCCCAGGTTGTGGTTGTACTACAGCCTTCAGTGTGACTCACACCTTCCCCCTCAGCGAGCAGCTCCCGGCATCACCCACCAGCCATGGCAAAGGGAGCAGGCTCCCTGTGCCACATTCCACAagattttccttctggaaatCCTGTGAaaccccagggcagagcccagctccagcatttCCTAACGCCGAGCTCAGGAGGCACAAGCAGCACTGGACACCAAAGGGATGGCGTGGTCACTGTccccccaccagcagcacccccaagaaccatccccaccctggggctccctgtgggcactgggtccagcagaggcagctccagggccctggcagcggggctggggcctCACCTGAGGCGTAGCTGTTTTTCGGCGCCACGTTTTTGCGAACTGGGAGTGTATTGGAGTAAGAGTCACTCAGCTGCTTctgaggctggggaggagataaagatttgggctgtgctggcttcATCTCAGACCAGTGGTTGTACCCGTCGCTGTCAGAGCCCGAGACTCCGTTCATCACCGGCATGGCCTCCTGTGCCGACATGCGCTGcgagagaggaggggagggggacacGGAGGGCTTCCTTAGGGCATCCCTGCAGCGCCAGGAACATCCCTGCAGCGCCAGGGCaatcccactgcagctccaggaacatccctgcagcgccaggaacatccctgcagcgccaggaacatccctgcagctccaggaacatccctgcagcgccaggaacatccctgcagctccaggaacatccctgcagctccaggaacatccctgcagcgccaggaacatccctgcagctccaggaacatccctgcagctccagggacagccctgcagctccaggaacatccctgcagctccaggaacatccctgcagcgccaggaacatccctgcagcgccaggaacatccctgcagctccagggacagccctgcagctccaggaacatccctgcagctccagggacagctctgcagctccagggacagccctgcagtgccaggaacatccctgcagcgccaggaacatccctgcagctccagggacagccctgcagtgccaggaacatcccagtgcagctccagggcaaTCCCACTGCAGTTCCAgggaaatccctgcagctccagggaaatcCCACTGCAGTTCCAgggaaatccctgcagctccagggaaatccctgcagctccagggaaatcccactgcagctccaggaacatccctgcagctccaggaacatccctgcagctccagggaaatcccactgcagctccagggaaatcccactgcagctccaggaacatCCCTGAAGCTCCAGGGCAatcccagtgcagctccagggcaatcccagtgcagctccagggaaatcccactgcagctccccagtggggcacagctccagggacagaggCAAATCGGAGCTTTGTCCCATTGGGTTTAGTTCCCAGCCAAACCAaactgctctggggcagcagtggggtCTCCTCTATGGTATCTTACTGCTCTGAGCTCCCCTGGACCTGCCAattccctgctgagctctgtgctcagctcgTGTCCCCACATCAGTGGGACACCCTCTTCTGAAGGGTCCTTCATCCCACGGGTCATTGCAGACCTTTCCCTGCAGTTACTGGGGTACCTGGGTTCAGTCCCACAGCTTGGGGACCAGCCTGGACAGGCAGGTCCAGCTCCTGGGTTCCCCAACAGAGCCTGggagcccctgctctgccagagctcagtgggatggggtgggacaGGCAGGTCCAGCTCCTGGGTTCCCAAACAGCTCCTGGGAGCCCCTGttctgcagagctcagtgaccctggtgggatggggtgggacaGGCTGCCCGTGCCCAGGTCAGGCTCCTCCCCACACCTCAGGATGGCCCagagctgccatccctgccatcagTGACAGCCCATCCAAGGACAACTTGCCGAGGACAGCGGTGACACCGGCCCGGGCTCGTCCCTCCGGCTTTGCtcagagggcagggcagctctggcacagggatACTTACTCCTACAAAAGGTGCCAGCTccggggggacagggagaggtttggcaccagggatgggatcagagATGATGAGGTTGGACTTGGATGTGGACAGAGGGCTGGGCATGATGGTGCcattgctgctggcagccatCTGCTGCATCAGCTGGATGGCGCGCTCCGGGATCTTGTTGGGGTCCGAGCAGGATTGCTGCCACAGCGGCAGCTTCTGTGTCAGCATCTCCTTCCCCTGCAAGAGCAAAACCAGGTGTGAGGGCACAGGGGTGCAGCTGGTGTgccccccttccctgggcagcaccacacggagccagggctgagctgggactgATCGATGGCTCTGTGCGTGGCACAGGCAAGGTAAcacccagggatgtgctgcttccAGGCTCTGGTGGcaccagagccaggcaggaatCATGAAAAATGGGAACGAGGGAAGGGAAAGGTAATCCAATCTCTCCCCATCAAGATATCCTGTGTGCAGCATGTCCAGGCCGCAGGGAGCTGGGCCCCATGTggagcagagaaataaaaccaggctgaaaccctggcagggcacagcccatgctccaggctgtccccacatccccagggaggagctgcttccttggggtgctcagccccagcagcctccaggcccctgtgctccatcccagccccactgctccctgcctgcagtaCCATGCTCCAAGGGGGAAACAGGTGGAGCCAAACTTGTCCTGATTCACCCAGAATGTACCAGCACTTCCCCTTGTGTGACTCAGAGGGGGAAGATGCCCCAGCCCCCTCGAGGTCACTCCCAAGGGTGACCCgatgcctctgctctgcctcatcTGGAGACAAAATGTGGTTCTGCATATCAAACCCTCTCTACATCCAATTTCAAAGTCCCTGCATATTTCCCCAACACCAGCAGCAGGTCCAGCCTCATGATCCTGTGGAGCATCCTGCAGGAGCCACGGGCAGCAgcagggttagggttagggttagggttatgGAGTTTTGAGCAGGACACACACCACACTCTGGACAAGCCACCAGCCAAGTCCCTCCTGCAAAAtcagcctgtgtgtgctgctgcagcaaggtTTTGTTCGGTTCCTGCTGgccaccagccctgggaggTGCTGCACTCCAGGAGGTTTTCCCCTCCTGCACTCTGCTCGCCAATCCAAGCGTGGATCCATGCTGTGgatgtgccaggacagagctgaCTAATGCcagctccctctcctgctccagtgccaAGCGTGGTGGTGACAGATGGCTGCTGTGAGCCACGGAGGGCGGTGCTGGGGAACAACCAGAACGGAGCAcgaggctgcaggagcagcaccagcccctgtCTGGGTGGATCCTGCtccatgcagctgctgcagctccccaggcgggcaggggcagctccagccctgctccaggggcagccatgggcaggagggatttgaagcagctgctcctgctggggcacCTTCCCTGGAGTCACCTGCTGGTCACCACCCCCTCGTTCCCTGGGTCTGTCCCTGagtgtgtgtccctgtgtgtgtgtccctgtgtgagtgtccctgtgtgagtgtccctgtgtgtgtatCCCTGTGTGAGTGTCCCTGTGTGAGTgtgcctgtgtctgtccctgtgtgagtgtccctgtgtgtccgtccccgtgtgtgtccctgtctgtccctgtgtgtgtatCCCtttgtctgtccctgtgtgtgtgtccctgtgtgtctgtccctgtgtctgtcccttggtgtgtgtccctgtgtgtctgtccctgtgtgtctgtccctgtgtctgtccctcggtgtgtgtccctgtgtgagtgtccctgtgtgtgtgtccctgtgtgtctgtccctgtgtgtctgtccctgtgtctgtccctcgGTGTGTATCCCTGTGTGAGTGTCCCTGTGtgagtgtccctgtgtctgtccctgtgtgtctgtccctgtgtgtccgtccccgtgtgtgtccctgtctgtccctgtgtgtgtgtccctgtgtgtctgtccctgtgtctgtccctcggtgtgtgtccctgtgtgtctgtccctgtgtgtctgtccctgtgtgtgtgtccctgtgtgtgtgtccctgtgtctgtccctcggtgtgtgtccctgtgtgtctgtccctgtgtgtgtgtccctgtgtgtgtgtccctgtgtctgtccctgtgtgtgtgtccctgtgtgtctgtccctgtgtgtgtgtccctgtgtgtgtgtccccgtgtctgtccctgtccctgtgtgtgtgtagggGGGCTGCACCAGCTGAGGCTTTTGGGATCCCAGGCTGTTCTATGGGGTGCAGCTcgagctgggagcagccccagtgccagggcagccagcctggctctggtgGTGCCACTCACTCACCTTGGCGTGGTAGGTGATGGCGCTCTTGGCCACTGCACACTGCTTCTCCACCAGGAAGCAGAAGCGTCTCCTCTCTTCTGTCAGAGCTGTCTTGTAGCCATCAGACACGTAGTTCTCCAGCTCCCCTTGCTTGTTGCTGATGGCTTCGATGTACTGCAAGagaaagaggagcagggaaggggctgctggcagtgctgtggggcaggggaggggcagggagaggggtggaagggacccaggGACACaccagggacagacacagagacagggacagacatagggacagggacagacacaggacacacccagggacaggcacagggacagacacagggacacacacatgGGACACACACCCAGGGACACACACCCAGGGACAgactcacacacacacccagggacacacacacagggacagacacacacacaggacagacacagggacagacacagggacacacacacacaggacacacacacagggacagacacagggacagggacagacacagggacacacacgggacacacacacagggacagacacagggacacacacccAGGGACATACacccagggacagacacacacagggacagacacagggacagacacacccccagggacagacacagggacacacacgTGTGCCTGCACACCCCCCCAGCCCCTTACTCATGGCAGCCCCCACGCAGAGCTGACTCAGCCGTGGGTGCCCGGCACGAGCTGTACCCGCAGCCCCCGCTCAGCACCGGGCACGGGGGTGCCCCGGGACTGGCAGGGGCTCCCTCAGCCCCCGGCTCAGCCTGGCACAAACCAGAGCAGATCCCAGCCTGTTCTGGCATCGCCCGGGATGTGCCGGGTCCCTGCCCGCTGCTGAGGATGGCACGGGGACCCTGCCACACACAGGGGTGCTGAGGGATGGCATGGGGACCCTGCCACACACAGGAGTGCCAAGGGGACCCTGCCACACACAGGGATGGCACGGGGACCTGTCACACACAGAGGGGTGCCAAGGGGACCCTGCCACACACAGGGGTGCTGAGGGATGGCATGGGGACCCTGCCACACACAGGAGTGCCAAGGGGACCCTGCCACACACAGAGGTGTCAAGGGGACCCTGCCACACACAGGGATGGCACGGGGACCTGTCACACACAGGGATGCTGAGGGATGGCATGGGGACCCTGCCACACAGAGGGGTGCCAAGGGGACCCTGCCACACACAGGGATGGCACGGGGACCTGTCACACACAGAGGGGTGCCAAGGGGACCCTGCCACACACAGGGGTGCCAAGGGGACCCTGCCACACACAGGGATGCTGAGGGATGGCATGGGGACCCTGCCACACACAGAGGGGTGCCAAGGGGACCCTGCCACACAGAGGGGTGCagagggatggcacagggacccTGCCACACACAAGGCCCCAGCCACACACAGGGCCACCAGTGCCTCTGAAACTGCCAGCAGTGCCTTCAGCCTGTGTTtaccacagggacacagaggggcggctgggcagtgccacacACTGGCACAGGATGCCCTGGGTGTTCCCAGGtgccacagcctgggctggcagacACGgtggccctgccaggctggcagctggaggctcctctgctggctcctgctctgctgtgatggtgCCAGCACGGCTGTGCCAcgctgggctctgccagcgcCGCACCTGGCACGGCAGCAGCACACGGGGGAACCCCCAGCTGCTTTGCCCTGTGTGATGGAAAGGTGGCACAGGGgaccccagggacagcaccagcCTCCCTGGACACAGAGGTGCCCCCAGCTCCCCGACCCGGCCACTTCGTCCTCCCTGAATCCCATTGCCCTGCAATGGGGCACCAGGGGAGCAGCACCCCCTGCCCATCACTGTCCCACACTGTGACACCTCCCTGCCACCTCCTCTTCCCTGGGACAGCAGCGCCACGACACTGGGAGGCCacaacagccccagcccaggcagggctggacctgctgcaggcagcccaaGCTTCTCTGAGATGGAAATTAAAGTGGAAATTCAGggcccagagcagctttgctgcttcttcACGGTTATCAGTTATTTTTAGCATGCTACAATATTTATTAAGAGATACATAAAATGGAGCAAACCAACAAAAGCAGCAAGATTCAGTGACATCCCAGACTTCAAAGGGGGATTATTTTGGGGCTGGacctgctcctggctcccaccctgctctgagcaccccCTGAGAGCAAAACCCAGCGCAGAGCTCGTGCCTGAGCCAGCAGCTTTTGGGCCTCCCCACATTGCACCAACATGGGTGAGGGAAAGAGCATCAGTGAGAAATGGATTAAAAACCCGTTTTGCAACCAGCAACCCTAtttcaaagagaatttttcCCACCAAAATGAGAAAATCCGGGGCGAACGCCTGTGGCCATGAGGAGGAATCAGCGAAGGGAGCTGAGCTGATggctctgggcacacacagggggaagggatggaggcTTTGACACCATCACCCCAAGGCAGAGGCACGGGGCATGGCACTCGGAAtgccaggcagcaccaggctgtgccagcacagaggtgctggggcagcgtggcacaggaggaggcacacagagcccgaggaggaggaggaggaggaggaggaagagctggggaaggctcctg
Proteins encoded in this region:
- the BAIAP2 gene encoding brain-specific angiogenesis inhibitor 1-associated protein 2 isoform X4, whose protein sequence is MVLPGPPGMARSEEVHRLTENVYKTIMEQFNPSLRNFISMGKTYEKALASMTYAAKGYFDALVKMGELASESQGSKELGDVLFQMAEVHRQIQNQLEEMLKSFHNELLTQLEQKVELDSRYLSAALKKYQTEQRSKGDSLDKCQAELKKLRKKSQGSKNPQKYSDKELQYIEAISNKQGELENYVSDGYKTALTEERRRFCFLVEKQCAVAKSAITYHAKGKEMLTQKLPLWQQSCSDPNKIPERAIQLMQQMAASSNGTIMPSPLSTSKSNLIISDPIPGAKPLPVPPELAPFVGPQKQLSDSYSNTLPVRKNVAPKNSYASAENKTLPRSSSMAAGLERNGRTRVQAIFSHAAGDNSTLLSFKEGDLITLLVPEARDGWHYGESEKTKMRGWFPFSYTRVLDNDGSERVHTSLQQGKSSSTGNLLDKDDISIPPPDYGMASQAFPTQGGNTFKQRPYSVAVPAFSQGLDDYGTRSVNRNPFANVQLKPTVTNDRSAPLIS
- the BAIAP2 gene encoding brain-specific angiogenesis inhibitor 1-associated protein 2 isoform X1, whose amino-acid sequence is MVLPGPPGMARSEEVHRLTENVYKTIMEQFNPSLRNFISMGKTYEKALASMTYAAKGYFDALVKMGELASESQGSKELGDVLFQMAEVHRQIQNQLEEMLKSFHNELLTQLEQKVELDSRYLSAALKKYQTEQRSKGDSLDKCQAELKKLRKKSQGSKNPQKYSDKELQYIEAISNKQGELENYVSDGYKTALTEERRRFCFLVEKQCAVAKSAITYHAKGKEMLTQKLPLWQQSCSDPNKIPERAIQLMQQMAASSNGTIMPSPLSTSKSNLIISDPIPGAKPLPVPPELAPFVGRMSAQEAMPVMNGVSGSDSDGYNHWSEMKPAQPKSLSPPQPQKQLSDSYSNTLPVRKNVAPKNSYASAENKTLPRSSSMAAGLERNGRTRVQAIFSHAAGDNSTLLSFKEGDLITLLVPEARDGWHYGESEKTKMRGWFPFSYTRVLDNDGSERVHTSLQQGKSSSTGNLLDKDDISIPPPDYGMASQAFPTQGGNTFKQRPYSVAVPAFSQGLDDYGTRSVNRNPFANVQLKPTVTNDRSAPLIS